Proteins from a single region of Streptomyces glaucescens:
- a CDS encoding class I SAM-dependent methyltransferase — translation MRAGHQGTGPGAITPDGCAVELYARLPAGPEPDIIASAVPAGASVLELGSGVGRMTHPLLARGYRVTAVDESPEMLERVRGARTVLSPIEDLDLGETFDAVLLASFLVHTGDTRVRRGLLRTCLRHVAPDGCVLIQREGEDYHTKVPRERVDPSGFTVRIVASDPVGDGLRSVRAEYEFPDATWTQTFRARPLTEEQFEEALAEAGLTVDRYLTDDRTWVRAVPLRGEP, via the coding sequence ATGCGAGCGGGGCATCAGGGGACGGGGCCCGGCGCGATCACCCCGGACGGCTGCGCGGTCGAGCTCTACGCACGCCTGCCGGCCGGGCCCGAGCCGGACATCATCGCCTCCGCGGTCCCGGCGGGAGCGAGCGTGCTCGAGCTGGGCAGCGGGGTGGGCCGGATGACGCACCCGCTTCTGGCGCGGGGGTACCGGGTGACGGCGGTCGACGAGTCCCCCGAGATGCTGGAGCGCGTCCGCGGGGCGCGTACGGTCCTCAGTCCGATCGAGGACCTGGACCTGGGCGAGACGTTCGACGCGGTGCTGCTGGCCTCGTTCCTCGTGCACACCGGGGACACGCGGGTGCGGCGCGGACTGCTGCGGACCTGCCTGCGGCACGTGGCGCCGGACGGCTGCGTGCTGATCCAGCGGGAGGGCGAGGACTACCACACGAAAGTCCCGCGCGAGCGGGTCGACCCCAGCGGGTTCACCGTGCGGATCGTGGCGTCGGACCCGGTCGGGGACGGCCTGCGTTCGGTGCGCGCGGAGTACGAGTTCCCGGACGCGACCTGGACCCAGACGTTCCGGGCCCGGCCCCTGACCGAGGAGCAGTTCGAGGAGGCACTGGCAGAGGCGGGGCTCACGGTGGACCGGTACCTCACGGACGACCGGACCTGGGTGAGGGCGGTGCCGCTGAGGGGCGAACCGTAG
- a CDS encoding DUF6343 family protein, with protein MRTGSEPRTARSALRARFWLSVWGLVWAVFGTAAFALAGRTGWAVACGVLWLVVTVDMAVILRHIRQGPHYQPGPDVPPYRPPEGPAP; from the coding sequence ATGCGTACAGGCAGTGAGCCGAGGACGGCGCGCAGTGCCCTGCGGGCGCGGTTCTGGCTGAGCGTGTGGGGGCTGGTCTGGGCGGTCTTCGGCACGGCGGCGTTCGCGCTGGCCGGGCGGACCGGCTGGGCCGTCGCCTGCGGAGTGCTGTGGCTGGTCGTCACGGTCGACATGGCGGTGATCCTGCGGCACATCCGCCAGGGCCCGCACTACCAGCCCGGTCCCGACGTCCCGCCGTACCGGCCTCCGGAGGGGCCGGCGCCCTGA
- a CDS encoding tetratricopeptide repeat protein: MPETSGSTGRSPETHVIDFRAAEQLLAARDPRGAVKLLDGVIAAHPENTAARLLRARAFFAAAQLRPAELEFTIVLEREPDNAFAHFALARTYERQGRPDQARRHFRLAAALDPNPEYLKAARFD; encoded by the coding sequence GTGCCCGAGACCAGCGGTTCGACCGGACGCTCTCCGGAGACGCACGTCATCGACTTCCGCGCCGCCGAGCAGCTGCTCGCCGCGCGGGACCCGCGGGGCGCGGTGAAGCTGCTCGACGGCGTGATCGCCGCGCACCCCGAGAACACCGCGGCCCGGCTGCTGCGCGCCCGCGCCTTCTTCGCGGCCGCGCAACTGCGCCCTGCCGAACTCGAGTTCACCATCGTGCTGGAACGCGAACCGGACAACGCGTTCGCGCACTTCGCGCTCGCCCGCACCTATGAGCGGCAGGGCCGCCCCGACCAGGCCAGACGCCACTTCCGGCTGGCGGCCGCGCTGGACCCGAACCCGGAGTACCTGAAGGCGGCGCGCTTCGACTGA